In Daucus carota subsp. sativus chromosome 4, DH1 v3.0, whole genome shotgun sequence, one DNA window encodes the following:
- the LOC108217284 gene encoding hypothetical protein At1g04090-like: protein MRGPKLNTSFICITIIWVCFIRSTMGNNRLQPYSRSTTTIRLPIETNFTLPAPIPTWSSGTNFSSGIIDLGALQVAQITSLNKVWAVIVGGPDNNGATFYEPTSIPEGFFMLGCYAQPNNQPFYGWVLVAKDVSLPVEPPGLALPTDYTLVYETPPQGIVLSTGVCSIWLPVAPDGYSAMGYVVTASREKPPLDKVRVVRSELTEDIEKDNWIWGSSAFLNIYGSRPVDRGSTALGISMGTFIVQGNGKPMDKLACLSNLNFSYPSMPNLNQVQALIKAYTPVVYFHPDEQYFPASVRWFFRKGALLYTRGQETSPARIARNGWNLPQNGSNDGAYWIDLPSDKTASDNLKKGNLQKADSYIHIKPALGGTFTDIQVWLFYPFNGPSKVTFGSVTITLDHIGEHVGDWEHVTLRISNFNGELRSVYFSKHNKGDWISSSGLEFDSNNKPVVYSAFHSHAAYSSAGSFIHDFAQEKMFAGPQNDTSKSGSSMDTGARYCLLGADYLGGLGIVEQPWVNFAREWGPKKKSDLEDILHKLEKVVPFVLWKKLEEFVRSISPELLGAEGPTGPKWKDFWSGDERV, encoded by the exons ATGAGAGGTCCTAAGCTGAATACATCTTTCATCTGCATAACCATCATCTG GGTATGTTTTATCAGATCAACAATGGGAAATAACAGACTGCAACCATATTCTCGGTCTACGACAACCATAAGGCTGCCTATTGAAACAAATTTCACGCTTCCAGCACCAATTCCAACATGGTCCTCAG GTACAAATTTTTCAAGTGGAATAATTGATCTTGGAGCGTTACAAGTTGCTCAAATCACATCCTTAAACAAAGTTTGGGCTGTCATTGTAGGAGGGCCGGATAACAATGGTGCAACATTTTATGAACCTACTTCAATCCCAGAAGGATTTTTTATGCTTGGTTGCTATGCTCAACCAAATAACCAGCCTTTTTATGGATGGGTTCTTGTGGCTAAGGATGTTTCATTACCTGTGGAGCCACCAGGGCTGGCGTTACCAACTGATTATACGCTTGTTTATGAGACTCCGCCTCAAGGCATTGTGCTAAGTACTGGTGTTTGCTCCATTTGGCTTCCAGTTGCACCAGATGGTTATTCAGCTATGGGTTATGTTGTCACAGCCTCGCGAGAGAAGCCTCCTCTTGATAAAGTCCGGGTGGTTCGATCAGAATTAACAGAGGATATTGAAAAGGACAATTGGATTTGGGGAAGTTCTGCGTTTCTCAATATATATGGTTCAAGACCGGTGGACAGAGGAAGTACGGCCTTGGGGATATCCATGGGAACATTTATTGTTCAAGGGAATGGGAAGCCAATGGATAAATTAGCTTGCTTGTCAAATTTGAACTTTAGTTATCCTAGCATGCCAAATTTAAATCAGGTTCAAGCCCTGATAAAAGCTTATACTCCTGTGGTTTACTTTCATCCTGATGAGCAATACTTTCCCGCGAGTGTAAGGTGGTTCTTCCGAAAAGGAGCCCTGCTTTACACGAGAGGGCAAGAAACTAGTCCAGCCCGGATTGCCCGCAATGGCTGGAACCTCCCTCAAAATGGTTCCAATGATGGTGCCTACTGGATTGATCTTCCATCCGATAAAACAGCAAGTGACAATCTCAAGAAAGGGAATTTGCAAAAAGCTGACTCTTACATTCACATTAAACCTGCTCTTGGTGGTACATTTACTGACATTCAAGTGTGGCTCTTCTACCCTTTTAATGGACCTTCAAAAGTCACGTTTGGTTCGGTGACTATTACATTAGACCACATTGGCGAGCACGTCGGTGATTGGGAACATGTCACGCTGAGAATCAGTAATTTTAATGGCGAGTTAAGAAGCGTATATTTCTCAAAACACAACAAAGGGGATTGGATAAGTTCCTCAGGCCTCGAGTTTGACAGCAATAACAAGCCTGTCGTGTATTCAGCTTTCCACTCGCATGCAGCGTACTCTTCAGCTGGATCATTCATCCATGATTTTGCACAAGAAAAGATGTTTGCCGGACCACAGAATGATACCTCAAAAAGTGGCTCCAGCATGGATACAGGCGCGCGATACTGCCTACTAGGAGCAGACTATTTGGGGGGCTTAGGCATTGTGGAACAACCATGGGTGAATTTCGCTAGAGAATGGGGTCCAAAAAAGAAATCTGATTTGGAAGATATACTGCATAAACTGGAAAAAGTGGTGCCATTTGTACTGTGGAAGAAGCTAGAGGAATTTGTGAGAAGTATTTCTCCAGAGTTATTAGGTGCAGAAGGACCTACTGGTCCAAAATGGAAGGATTTTTGGAGTGGGGATGAGAGGGTTTAG
- the LOC108216360 gene encoding wax ester synthase/diacylglycerol acyltransferase 4-like, whose product MVMKVKTKTDGDNIISEESTPVSPLGQYLNSSALSLSLYAVLEFQVPVNDLPISLVSDKFLPISPRFSSVMVRDEKSGVKKWKPVEVNVNDHYFVPEFPEGLSPEEYEECLYEYISKIAMEELPTSLPLWQIHKFKYPTSSGVQGSVIFKLHHSLGDGYSLMGALLSCLQRADNPCLPLTFPSRQSSSKTNAENTNVSFFRAAAQLSSNLVTSLLDFGHGMLKSSVMEDDLTPIRSNHVSGVEFRPLAIINMAFSLNQIKKVTTNLKVTVNDVMTGAILLGVRMYMEAEEKNSGNANSTALAVLNTRDIDGYKSVSEMLKPKAKMPWGNQCTFLHLPMPKLNDSHDPLDFIFQTQRTVKRLKNNYAVFLNSQFLNISRKLIGPEVFNYLGMHYCSSYCFDSWLSVHHTSMY is encoded by the exons ATGGTGATGAAGGTGAAGACAAAGACTGATGGTGATAATATAATCTCCGAAGAATCGACTCCAGTAAGTCCATTGGGACAGTACCTCAACAGCTCAGCCTTGTCTCTTTCTCTCTACGCTGTTCTTGAATTTCAGGTCCCCGTCAATGACTTGCCTATCTCTCTTGTCAGCGATAAGTTCCTACCCATCAGCCCTCGCTTCTCTTCTGTTATG GTTAGAGACGAGAAGAGtggtgtaaagaaatggaagccGGTTGAAGTAAACGTAAACGATCACTACTTTGTCCCGGAGTTTCCAGAAGGATTGTCACCCGAAGAATACGAAGAGTgtctttatgaatatatatccaAGATAGCAATGGAAGAGCTCCCGACAAGCTTGCCCTTATGGCAAATTCACAAGTTTAAGTATCCGACAAGTAGTGGCGTGCAGGGGAGTGTGATATTTAAGCTTCACCATTCACTTGGTGATGGCTATTCTCTTATGGGAGCTCTTCTTTCTTGTTTACAGAGAGCGGATAATCCTTGCCTTCCTTTAACTTTTCCCTCTCGTCAATCTAGCTCAAAAACTAATGCTGAAAACACAAATGTTTCTTTCTTTCGAGCTGCTGCTCAGCTTTCATCCAACCTCGTGACCAGTCTTTTGGATTTTGGTCACGGTATGTTGAAGAGCAGTGTCATGGAAGATGATCTGACCCCGATAAGATCGAATCATGTTAGTGGAGTAGAGTTCAGGCCATTGGCTATAATAAATATGGCCTTTTCTCTTAATCAGATCAAAAAAGTCACTACAAACCTGAAAGTG ACAGTAAATGATGTGATGACCGGTGCAATATTACTCGGAGTTCGGATGTACATGGAAGCCGAGGAGAAAAATTCAGGCAATGCTAACTCAACAGCATTGGCGGTTCTTAACACCAGGGACATAGATGGGTACAAGTCAGTTAGCGAGATGCTTAAACCCAAGGCTAAGATGCCATGGGGCAACCAATGTACATTTCTGCATCTTCCGATGCCCAAATTGAATGATTCACACGATCCTCTTGATTTCATCTTCCAAACGCAAAGAACtgtcaaacgactcaagaacaACTATGCTGTTTTTCTGAATTCTCAATTTTTAAATATCTCCCGCAAACTCATAGGTCCTGAGGTATTTAACTATTTAGGCATGCATTATTGTTCTAGCTACTGTTTTGATTCTTGGCTTTCTGTACATCATACAAGCATGTactga
- the LOC108216123 gene encoding uncharacterized protein LOC108216123, protein MQCSKETLVRLFYNFSISFQLLFLFFYLSSISLARFLSFVFGNPFYPRNEEEYEYIYSDEDEEEEEEGDFSYYNKECAEKDHFVERMVHGGEARSFLHAGRSRMDQDDFVEEIIDYQHDDFVIQDQEDVHFDTNDQLSVYSSPASELERDFDYDQVIVEDLGETDTDSDSNFRANDHTIIYPSEKDHSEELITRRTQKGKLEKSFNEENYFIFEPPKSETRKIEVKEKDIVNEETFGDTCTIGSTSKNSSEWRSSINCGTEDPFSSSSRRSCPKWESYTVFQKYDEEMLFLDRVSAQKLQETESLRSIQVCPRSISERIVHKLSTKNSRRPSDNRHNPYQELEGAYVAQICLTWEALNWNYVYFQRLRASRQSADPGCPAYIAQQFQQFQVLLQRYVENEPYEHGRRPEVYARMRSLAPKLLQVPEYRDSDEDKRDDYLGSRISSAAFLHIMEEAITTFMDFLKADKASPCQVIMSAFFKRNRRRGPVDPTLILLQKKVNKKKTSKVKDLRRAQKCIRKRKLKQVEEMEIVMALIDLKVVSRVLRMNDLSEEQLHWCEDKMTKVRVGDGKLQRDSSPLFFPAH, encoded by the exons ATGCAATGTTCCAAAGAAACATTAGttagattgttttacaatttcTCCATCTCTTTCCAGCttctcttcctcttcttctaCCTCTCTTCAATCTCTCTAGCCAGGTTCCTCTCTTTCGTTTTCGGTAATCCATTTTATCCAAG GAATGAGGAGGAATATGAGTATATATACTCCGATGAAGAcgaggaggaggaagaagagGGAGATTTTTCGTATTATAACAAAGAATGCGCGGAGAAGGATCACTTTGTAGAGCGTATGGTTCATGGAGGCGAGGCACGTTCATTTTTACATGCAGGGAGGTCTCGGATGGACCAAGATGATTTTGTGGAGGAAATAATAGACTATCAACACGACGATTTTGTAATCCAGGATCAGGAAGATGTTCATTTTGACACTAATGATCAGCTGTCTGTTTATAGCTCACCGGCTTCTGAGTTGGAAAGAGATTTTGATTATGATCAAGTTATTGTGGAAGATCTTGGTGAAACAGATACGGATTCGGATTCTAATTTTCGTGCAAATGATCACACCATCATTTACCCTTCTGAAAAGGATCACAGTG AAGAGTTGATTACCAGAAGAACTCAAAAAGGAAAGCTGGAAAAGAGTTTCAATGAAgagaattattttatttttgaaccGCCAAAGTCTGAGACCAGGAAAATTGAAGTTAAAGAAAAGGATATTGTTAATGAGGAAACTTTTGGTGATACTTGTACTATTGGATCAACTTCTAAGAACTCCTCGGAGTGGAGAAGCTCTATTAATTGTGGAACTGAGGATCCATTTTCATCGTCGTCGAGGAGAAGCTGTCCTAAGTGGGAGTCTTACACAGTGTTCCAGAAGTACGACGAGGAAATGCTCTTTCTGGATAGAGTTAGTGCTCAAAAACTCCAGGAAACAG AATCACTAAGGTCTATTCAGGTATGTCCAAGATCAATTTCTGAAAGGATCGTCCATAAGTTGTCTACAAAAAACAGCAGAAGACCATCTGACAACCGCCACAATCCGTATCAAGAACTTGAGGGAGCTTATGTTGCTCAAATTTGTTTGACATGGGAAGCTCTGAATTGGAACTATGTGTATTTTCAAAGATTAAGAGCTTCGCGTCAATCTGCAGACCCCGGATGTCCTGCCTATATTGCTCAGCAATTTCAACAATTTCAAGTTCTTCTGCAAAGATATGTGGAGAATGAACCTTATGAGCATGGAAGAAGGCCTGAGGTTTATGCTAGGATGAGGAGTTTGGCACCAAAGTTACTTCAAGTACCGGAATATAGAG ATTCAGATGAGGATAAAAGAGATGACTACCTTGGCTCAAGAATCTCCTCAGCTGCATTTCTTCACATAATGGAGGAGGCAATCACAACATTTATGGATTTTCTTAAGGCAGATAAAGCAAGTCCCTGTCAAGTTATAATGTCAGCATTCTTCAAGAGAAATCGACGAAGAGGTCCAGTCGATCCCACCCTTATCCTCCTCCAaaagaaagtaaataaaaaG AAAACGTCAAAAGTGAAAGATCTTAGGCGGGCTCAAAAATgcataaggaaaagaaagttaAAGCAAGTGGAGGAGATGGAGATTGTGATGGCTCTGATTGacctaaaagtcgtttccaggGTTTTGCGGATGAATGATTTGAGTGAAGAACAGTTGCACTGGTGCGAAGACAAGATGACCAAAGTGAGAGTTGGTGATGGGAAACTTCAGAGAGATTCCTcaccacttttctttcctgCACACTGA